One window of the Candidatus Zixiibacteriota bacterium genome contains the following:
- a CDS encoding putative Bacillopeptidase F (Evidence 3 : Putative function from multiple computational evidences), translated as MRPYAKISVFLTILCIFLPSGLFAAIGAVLSPSLEKMALNPPSTDTIIKILVYISNDATENRARAIAESRSGSASDRHRQVLNELKTAPQSKLSQLKFEIQALVPDAEIKEFWIAPALSLAVPASLIETIRDLPEVTAVIEDAPVEFVKPVESTPAAAKVLGVSSHLSALNVPTLWSRGLKGRGRLVCSFDTGVEWSHPALQSKWRGNHVPHQAALFAPETTDTLPADKSGHGTHTMGIMLGSNSADSFGVAPEAEWISAAVIDQGQTLSKTFSDILAAFQWAVDPDGDPNTVSDVPDVILNSWGVPTSILPPCDQTFYSAIDNVEAAGIVTIFAAGNEGPNAMTMRLPANRATSPLNSFSVGAIDDATNIIADFSSRGPSSCDTSQIKPEVVAPGVSIYSSYRGGTYKIMSGTSMAAPFIAGLVALMRQYNPDATVEQIKTAIIQSCRDLGAAGEDNAYGYGLPDAAKAIQYLPLPAKPEILIANKAIGGDGIADPGETFDLFLRLNVPSGNTDSLTGTITTSDTGVTILSNRALFNFEWNYTYSMNIAPYVIRFSDGLINGRAITFTLVLDFPYSDMTDTMNFQVTVGRAPIGNLLTHTTPAFKLTVTDXGQFGLGLHSIYQAGGDGFEYQNSENLLYEGGLIIGRNPLQVSSAVRDSLGRADQSDFSPLTRLSAGYLMPDGAFGSNARFVDTRSVIPIPITVDQTVYSYNNSDDDRFVIIKYYLVNNSLETLTGLYFGLLTDFDLNSAGDRIGLSPSNNLFYQTGGGHAMGILPLTAINGLVALKNQNGKLTMTPQQKFSYISQSGVNINDTATSDYMSIHSFGPFTLKPHDSVEVSLALLAGDDLNSLQASALRALNHYYGSTDINERHAGLPDNFKLYQNYPNPFNPTTSIEFELPRASRVSLTVYNALGQVVKNLADADYSAGKYTAVWNGQDDQGNEVASGIYFYRLKTDFSSMSKKMVLMK; from the coding sequence ATGAGGCCATATGCCAAAATTTCAGTATTTTTGACAATTCTGTGTATCTTCCTGCCATCCGGCCTCTTTGCGGCCATAGGTGCCGTTCTTTCTCCTTCACTCGAAAAAATGGCTCTCAACCCGCCTTCTACAGATACGATTATAAAAATCCTTGTCTATATTTCCAATGACGCCACCGAGAATCGGGCTCGCGCGATCGCCGAATCCCGGAGCGGTTCCGCATCCGACCGCCATCGTCAGGTCCTGAACGAGCTCAAAACAGCCCCCCAGTCGAAATTATCGCAATTGAAATTTGAAATTCAAGCGCTCGTTCCCGATGCAGAAATAAAGGAATTCTGGATTGCACCGGCGTTGTCGCTCGCAGTTCCCGCTTCGCTCATTGAAACAATTCGCGATCTTCCCGAAGTCACCGCGGTCATTGAAGATGCTCCTGTCGAATTTGTCAAGCCGGTGGAGAGCACGCCGGCCGCGGCCAAAGTGCTCGGCGTTTCCAGTCATCTCTCGGCTCTCAATGTTCCAACTTTGTGGAGTCGCGGTTTAAAGGGGAGAGGACGTCTGGTATGCAGTTTTGATACCGGCGTGGAATGGAGCCACCCGGCCCTGCAAAGCAAGTGGCGGGGAAATCATGTCCCGCATCAAGCGGCCCTATTCGCTCCCGAAACGACCGACACCCTGCCGGCGGATAAATCGGGCCACGGTACCCATACTATGGGAATTATGCTGGGAAGCAACTCGGCCGACAGTTTTGGTGTCGCCCCCGAGGCGGAGTGGATTTCGGCCGCCGTCATAGATCAGGGACAGACTTTAAGCAAGACTTTTTCGGATATTCTGGCGGCCTTTCAGTGGGCAGTCGATCCCGATGGTGATCCGAATACCGTGAGTGATGTTCCCGATGTCATTCTAAACAGCTGGGGTGTTCCGACCTCGATATTGCCCCCGTGCGACCAGACCTTTTACAGCGCTATCGATAATGTCGAAGCGGCCGGAATCGTAACCATCTTTGCCGCCGGTAACGAAGGTCCCAACGCGATGACAATGCGCCTTCCCGCCAACCGCGCCACGTCGCCTCTCAACTCGTTCTCCGTCGGCGCGATTGATGATGCCACCAATATTATTGCCGACTTCTCCAGCCGCGGACCCTCCAGCTGCGACACCTCCCAAATCAAACCGGAAGTGGTCGCCCCGGGAGTCTCCATTTATTCCTCATATCGCGGCGGAACCTATAAAATTATGAGCGGTACGTCGATGGCAGCTCCCTTTATCGCCGGATTGGTCGCCCTTATGCGCCAGTATAATCCGGATGCCACGGTCGAGCAAATTAAGACGGCCATTATTCAATCCTGCCGCGATCTGGGTGCCGCGGGTGAAGATAACGCCTATGGTTATGGACTCCCCGATGCCGCCAAAGCGATTCAGTATTTGCCACTGCCGGCCAAGCCAGAAATCTTGATTGCCAATAAAGCCATCGGCGGCGACGGTATTGCCGATCCGGGAGAAACCTTCGATCTATTTCTGCGTCTTAATGTGCCGTCCGGCAATACTGATTCTCTGACCGGAACAATAACAACATCAGACACCGGGGTCACGATTCTTTCCAACCGGGCGCTGTTCAACTTCGAGTGGAATTATACCTATTCTATGAATATCGCTCCATATGTCATTAGATTTAGCGACGGTCTTATTAATGGCCGCGCTATTACTTTCACTCTCGTTCTTGATTTTCCATACAGCGATATGACTGATACCATGAATTTCCAGGTGACAGTCGGAAGGGCTCCAATCGGCAATCTCTTGACGCATACTACCCCCGCTTTTAAATTGACCGTCACGGATTTNGGTCAGTTCGGCCTGGGACTTCATTCCATTTATCAGGCCGGAGGTGATGGCTTTGAATACCAAAATTCTGAAAATCTTCTATATGAAGGCGGCTTAATTATCGGCCGAAATCCCTTGCAGGTTTCATCGGCGGTACGAGATAGTCTGGGAAGAGCCGATCAATCCGATTTCAGCCCTCTGACCCGTCTTTCAGCCGGTTACCTGATGCCTGATGGGGCCTTTGGGTCGAATGCCCGCTTTGTCGATACCCGCTCGGTCATTCCGATACCGATTACGGTCGATCAGACCGTGTATAGTTACAACAATAGCGATGATGACCGATTCGTAATAATTAAATACTATCTTGTAAATAATTCTCTGGAAACGCTCACGGGGCTTTATTTTGGGCTCCTCACCGATTTCGACCTGAATTCCGCGGGAGATCGGATCGGCCTGTCGCCGTCAAACAATCTCTTCTATCAGACCGGTGGGGGCCACGCTATGGGAATTTTGCCCTTGACCGCCATAAATGGGCTTGTGGCGCTTAAGAATCAAAATGGCAAATTAACTATGACACCCCAACAAAAATTTAGTTATATTAGCCAGAGCGGCGTAAATATTAATGATACTGCGACGTCGGATTATATGTCAATACACTCGTTCGGGCCGTTCACACTAAAACCTCACGATTCGGTGGAAGTCTCGCTGGCGCTCCTGGCAGGGGATGATTTGAATTCCCTTCAAGCGTCGGCTCTGCGCGCCCTTAATCATTATTACGGCTCGACTGATATAAATGAACGGCACGCTGGACTCCCGGACAATTTCAAGTTATACCAGAATTATCCTAATCCATTCAATCCGACTACCAGTATTGAGTTTGAATTGCCGCGAGCCTCCCGGGTTTCGTTGACCGTTTACAACGCTCTCGGGCAGGTCGTGAAAAATCTTGCCGACGCCGATTACAGTGCCGGCAAATATACTGCTGTCTGGAACGGGCAGGATGATCAAGGCAACGAGGTCGCGTCGGGTATCTACTTCTACCGCCTGAAGACCGACTTTAGCAGCATGAGCAAAAAAATGGTTTTAATGAAATAA
- a CDS encoding conserved membrane hypothetical protein (Evidence 4 : Unknown function but conserved in other organisms): MRGITDFIKERPLIPVLAAAVIIRLIYLFIYLSSPQWNQIMVDSLFHDRWARAIAGGDFWGHEVFFRAPLYIYLLAGIYALFGHSFLAARIFGHLLGLFSILFTYKLTDRLASKKAAAIAAAFHAFYPIAIYFEGELLSETLFMMLVEWSLLLFISGNGSNRNRTLFLSGIAIGLAAITRALILPLTILYFVWIFLKKETAAQSLKSAAILAAAIIIPILPVTVRNYAVSGQFVTVAASGGVNFYIGNNGEADGLSASLPSIGPDWQIGDLQYLARVETGRNLSASEMSDFWLAKGTRWILDHKGDFIRLYIKRLYFCLNNFEVSNNRNLAYFFSQNPLLHYNPLNFSLILSLAAMGLAGLIISRRFNRSFLFLSLFAAGYLLLISLFFINSRFRLPVIPIVFLFGAIGIIDFAERVGQRKVTLQTILLPALGLLAFWFSHTNFYRIDRVNSESGLFNEANFYLAKGDFENALAKYRDLLVKNPRYPEVNLNLGAAFMKTGLTDSAEVYFRKELQFFPEEAQAYSNLASLYYLKNRPLEADSCADMAINLKPNLPDGYLVKVRILNSLNRADNIGTILSEAEKYIGKFPRLWLDAGIIYSEHGEYEKAISCLSTVISAEPEAIESGIGGFDYSRDVFDLGRIKGRAYYQLGYIYGIKGNLQQSIAMSNRAIALDSNQIEAYINLGHAYIVAGEIAQARSILDSGLKRFPNNEYLLNLLRLCK, translated from the coding sequence ATGCGCGGGATTACTGATTTTATAAAGGAAAGACCATTAATCCCGGTCCTGGCGGCCGCGGTGATAATCCGGCTAATCTATCTATTTATTTATTTGTCGAGCCCCCAATGGAATCAGATAATGGTCGACTCTCTCTTTCATGATCGCTGGGCCAGGGCGATTGCCGGGGGGGATTTCTGGGGTCATGAGGTATTCTTCCGTGCCCCTTTATATATATATCTTCTGGCCGGAATCTATGCGTTATTCGGACATTCCTTTCTGGCGGCGAGAATTTTTGGACATCTACTCGGTCTTTTTTCCATACTATTTACCTATAAGTTGACAGATCGGTTAGCATCGAAAAAAGCAGCTGCAATTGCCGCCGCCTTTCACGCCTTCTACCCCATAGCGATTTATTTTGAGGGCGAACTTCTGTCAGAGACCTTATTCATGATGCTGGTGGAATGGTCACTGCTCCTATTCATTAGCGGCAATGGCTCCAATAGAAATAGAACTCTTTTCCTGAGCGGTATTGCCATCGGACTGGCAGCCATAACACGGGCGCTGATCCTTCCTCTTACCATTTTGTATTTTGTATGGATCTTTCTGAAGAAGGAGACAGCGGCACAATCTCTGAAAAGTGCGGCAATATTGGCGGCCGCCATTATTATTCCCATTCTTCCGGTAACAGTGCGGAATTATGCCGTATCCGGACAATTCGTTACGGTTGCAGCGTCCGGAGGCGTGAATTTTTATATTGGAAATAACGGTGAGGCCGACGGTCTTTCGGCATCGCTGCCATCTATCGGGCCCGATTGGCAGATTGGTGACCTGCAATATCTGGCCAGGGTGGAGACGGGGCGTAATTTATCGGCCTCCGAAATGTCGGATTTTTGGCTGGCCAAAGGCACCCGCTGGATTCTGGATCATAAGGGAGATTTCATCCGCTTATATATAAAGAGACTCTACTTCTGTCTGAATAATTTTGAAGTTTCCAATAATCGCAATCTCGCCTACTTCTTTTCTCAAAATCCGCTTTTGCACTATAATCCGCTTAATTTTTCCCTGATCCTGTCGCTGGCCGCAATGGGGCTTGCGGGCCTCATAATTTCAAGGCGATTCAATCGCAGTTTTCTTTTTCTGTCCCTTTTCGCGGCCGGGTATCTCCTTCTTATTTCATTATTTTTTATAAATTCCCGCTTTCGCCTGCCCGTCATCCCCATTGTGTTTTTATTCGGGGCAATCGGGATTATTGATTTTGCCGAAAGAGTGGGACAACGCAAAGTTACCCTCCAGACTATTTTGCTCCCGGCGCTCGGCCTCCTGGCATTTTGGTTCTCCCATACCAATTTCTACCGGATCGACAGGGTGAACAGTGAAAGCGGTTTATTCAATGAAGCCAACTTTTATTTGGCAAAAGGGGACTTTGAGAATGCTCTTGCCAAATATAGAGATCTTTTGGTCAAAAATCCCCGCTATCCCGAGGTCAATCTTAATCTTGGCGCGGCCTTTATGAAGACAGGATTGACCGATTCGGCGGAAGTATATTTCCGGAAAGAATTACAGTTTTTCCCTGAGGAGGCCCAGGCTTATTCCAATCTTGCTTCCCTATACTATTTAAAGAACCGGCCCCTTGAAGCCGATTCTTGCGCAGATATGGCCATTAATTTGAAGCCAAATCTGCCGGACGGGTATCTTGTGAAAGTGCGCATTCTGAATTCACTTAATAGAGCGGACAATATCGGCACGATTCTGTCGGAAGCCGAAAAATATATTGGCAAATTTCCCCGACTCTGGCTCGACGCCGGCATAATTTACAGCGAACATGGAGAATACGAAAAAGCCATCAGTTGTCTTTCGACAGTGATATCGGCCGAGCCGGAGGCCATCGAATCCGGTATTGGCGGTTTTGATTATTCCCGGGACGTTTTCGATCTGGGGAGGATAAAGGGACGCGCCTATTATCAACTGGGATATATTTATGGGATCAAAGGTAATCTGCAGCAATCAATCGCAATGAGTAATCGGGCCATTGCGCTCGATTCCAATCAAATTGAGGCCTATATCAATCTGGGCCATGCCTATATTGTCGCAGGGGAAATCGCTCAAGCGAGATCGATTCTCGATTCCGGCCTGAAGCGCTTCCCGAACAATGAATATCTTTTGAATCTTCTCCGCCTCTGCAAATAA
- a CDS encoding hypothetical protein (Evidence 5 : Unknown function) — translation MKRSFVIISALLMGLYFLGGCSKDIKGPPRDNIPPLVDFVNIPVEGARFSSDTAIYWYGTDVDGFIRYFRYAVIESTVVGADPQAYAQNSADSLIPWVVVSVSLEDPGTKQTIKMSADVRDPVRKYIASYIFLQAVDNLGAKSVIVNRLFRKNNHFPDTRISANELKSPYVNAVTSTGVLDGVSLAFSGDDPIDYPRNPPPFEYHWKVFGPYDSLNMVQIRNNYTESVFVDIYGDFYKLHDFYKTVRSLDTTIDTTVVPPDTTIDTTFNYILVDTLRTGNPYGNWGRMLKVDSLPPGLNHLVEESYNPLNGSFWVTSTSANIYDVFKGYPADTTRQEYFLVWAQCRDDSKVPDPVPPFTFISVIDPKFERDVMLYDMTRYGGTSDFNYPAYTSLKNTTVKDIYGRFINAWKPGSFDTLNILKKDSIQISQIPVIWGIIDYPKWKCTQDYYAAGAPKTAEAPAFKLRDVLKHKIIILVKDSPSRLMNITSTEGLAVIEGLSAGMSAWVMARSPFVSDVQSISPVRTAAPTTYRQFFGIDQVVTTGWVNLIKYFCTGTPEQCPFGLLAQIRIEDFIAAIPEKASLESQYPTLRTDTTLLGTRYYWNPGYGILACPYRCSDSSIIIGALPEVGYVEKVAAAEPLYLYHSLHGNDQPRIDPGCDGVWVGHTANFEGAVTAVRYIEPSAGLFRTSHFCFSMLPFDSTSAQTVVNTSLDWLSVQPYIGAGKMAPMAPHGSFNELRQTLRDLQEQQRKGLLPASMSGE, via the coding sequence ATGAAGCGGAGTTTTGTAATAATTTCCGCGCTGTTAATGGGTCTTTATTTCTTGGGGGGGTGTTCCAAGGATATAAAGGGTCCGCCGCGCGATAATATCCCGCCGCTGGTGGATTTTGTAAATATTCCGGTGGAAGGGGCGCGGTTTTCATCCGATACGGCGATATACTGGTATGGCACTGATGTTGACGGATTCATTCGCTATTTCCGGTATGCCGTAATTGAAAGCACGGTGGTAGGAGCGGACCCTCAGGCCTATGCACAAAACTCGGCGGACAGTCTTATCCCCTGGGTGGTAGTTTCGGTCAGCCTGGAAGATCCCGGAACCAAACAGACGATCAAGATGTCGGCCGATGTGCGTGATCCGGTCCGCAAGTATATTGCATCGTATATTTTCCTGCAGGCGGTGGATAATCTCGGGGCCAAATCGGTTATCGTCAACCGCTTATTCCGGAAAAATAACCATTTCCCTGACACCCGCATATCCGCGAACGAATTGAAATCACCTTATGTGAATGCGGTTACCAGCACAGGGGTTCTTGATGGCGTGTCGTTAGCGTTCAGCGGTGACGATCCCATCGATTACCCGCGCAACCCGCCGCCCTTTGAGTATCACTGGAAAGTTTTCGGGCCGTATGATTCTCTAAACATGGTTCAGATAAGGAATAATTACACCGAGTCCGTTTTTGTCGATATTTACGGCGATTTCTATAAACTCCACGATTTTTATAAAACCGTGAGATCTCTGGATACGACCATCGATACGACAGTCGTTCCTCCTGATACGACGATCGATACGACCTTTAATTATATTCTGGTTGATACGCTTCGGACCGGCAATCCCTATGGAAACTGGGGAAGAATGTTGAAGGTCGATTCCCTGCCGCCCGGACTTAATCATCTTGTGGAGGAATCCTATAATCCGCTGAATGGAAGTTTCTGGGTCACCAGCACTTCTGCGAATATATACGATGTCTTCAAGGGATACCCGGCCGATACCACACGCCAGGAGTATTTTCTGGTCTGGGCGCAATGTCGGGATGATTCCAAAGTCCCCGATCCGGTTCCACCATTCACCTTTATATCGGTTATTGATCCCAAATTCGAGCGGGATGTAATGCTTTACGATATGACCCGATATGGCGGGACGAGTGATTTCAATTATCCGGCGTACACATCGTTAAAAAATACTACCGTTAAAGATATTTATGGACGATTCATTAATGCCTGGAAGCCCGGGTCTTTTGACACTTTGAATATTCTCAAAAAAGACAGTATTCAAATCAGCCAGATCCCTGTCATTTGGGGCATTATCGACTATCCCAAATGGAAATGTACCCAGGACTATTATGCCGCCGGAGCGCCAAAGACGGCAGAAGCGCCGGCCTTCAAACTGAGAGATGTCCTCAAGCACAAGATTATCATATTAGTCAAGGATTCCCCGAGCCGGCTCATGAATATCACATCAACCGAAGGTTTGGCGGTTATCGAGGGTTTGAGCGCCGGGATGAGTGCCTGGGTTATGGCTCGTTCGCCTTTTGTCAGCGATGTTCAGTCGATTTCGCCCGTGCGGACGGCTGCGCCGACGACCTATCGGCAGTTCTTCGGTATCGATCAGGTAGTCACCACCGGATGGGTGAACCTTATAAAATACTTCTGCACCGGGACTCCGGAACAGTGTCCTTTTGGATTACTGGCTCAGATTAGAATAGAGGATTTCATTGCGGCCATTCCGGAGAAGGCTTCGCTGGAAAGCCAGTATCCCACTCTCAGAACTGATACGACCCTTTTGGGCACCCGCTATTATTGGAACCCTGGCTACGGTATTCTGGCGTGTCCGTATCGCTGCAGCGATAGTTCCATTATTATCGGGGCGCTTCCTGAAGTCGGATATGTGGAAAAGGTGGCCGCGGCCGAACCGCTTTATCTCTATCATTCTCTACATGGAAATGACCAGCCACGTATCGATCCCGGTTGCGATGGGGTTTGGGTCGGGCATACGGCCAATTTTGAGGGGGCGGTGACGGCGGTTCGATATATCGAGCCGAGTGCCGGTTTGTTCCGGACCTCCCACTTCTGTTTCAGCATGTTGCCTTTCGATTCCACTTCCGCACAGACGGTTGTCAATACCAGTTTAGATTGGTTGTCGGTACAGCCGTACATCGGTGCCGGGAAAATGGCTCCCATGGCTCCGCACGGAAGTTTCAATGAGTTGAGGCAGACTCTACGGGATCTGCAGGAACAGCAAAGAAAGGGATTGTTGCCGGCCAGTATGTCTGGCGAGTAA
- a CDS encoding conserved exported hypothetical protein (Evidence 4 : Unknown function but conserved in other organisms), whose amino-acid sequence MRSNRYCIGLMAVALLLLPSLVLGQAKVGTTGVNFLELGVSARAMGMAEAYVASVSDASAIYYNPAALTYVYGKEVMFTHIDMPADINYEFVGLAFPLETVGGIVGVGAYALSTGDILYTDYFHPMGVDQNGNAQYFSASDMAITVSYGRYLTDKFSVGFTAKYIQENLELLSASGWSADVGTCYNSGFRNFKIAMVISNFGPDLKFISRSFPLPINFKFGAAIDLLDGQANRLTFAAEGSHPSDNLEKYNAGLEYRFHDKFSLRVGERMNYDSDGFTAGGGLRLPIGENMDLSVDYAYQDFGWLNQVHRFSIGLSF is encoded by the coding sequence ATGAGGTCAAATAGATACTGCATCGGTTTGATGGCGGTGGCGCTGCTCCTCCTGCCATCCCTGGTACTGGGACAGGCCAAGGTGGGAACAACCGGTGTAAACTTCTTGGAATTGGGCGTTTCGGCGCGCGCCATGGGTATGGCCGAAGCATATGTGGCCAGTGTAAGTGACGCCTCCGCCATATATTACAATCCTGCCGCGTTGACTTATGTTTACGGCAAGGAAGTTATGTTTACTCACATCGATATGCCGGCCGACATCAATTATGAGTTCGTCGGTCTCGCTTTTCCTCTGGAAACGGTCGGCGGAATAGTCGGGGTAGGCGCCTACGCCCTGAGCACAGGAGACATTCTTTATACCGACTATTTCCATCCAATGGGTGTCGATCAAAATGGTAACGCTCAATATTTCTCGGCCAGTGACATGGCCATTACGGTGAGCTATGGCAGATATTTAACCGACAAGTTTTCTGTCGGCTTTACGGCCAAATATATTCAGGAAAATCTGGAGCTCTTGTCGGCTTCCGGATGGTCGGCCGATGTCGGTACCTGCTATAACTCCGGCTTCAGAAATTTCAAGATAGCCATGGTGATTTCCAATTTCGGTCCGGATTTGAAATTTATCAGCCGCTCTTTCCCTCTGCCGATTAACTTCAAATTCGGGGCTGCGATTGACCTTCTCGACGGGCAGGCCAATCGGCTGACATTTGCTGCCGAAGGAAGCCATCCTTCCGACAATCTTGAGAAATACAACGCCGGTCTGGAATATCGCTTCCACGACAAATTCAGTCTCAGGGTCGGCGAAAGAATGAATTACGACTCCGACGGCTTCACGGCCGGCGGCGGCCTCCGTCTCCCGATTGGCGAGAATATGGATCTTTCCGTTGATTATGCCTATCAGGATTTCGGGTGGCTGAACCAGGTTCACAGATTTTCGATAGGATTGTCGTTCTAG